A window of the Nibribacter ruber genome harbors these coding sequences:
- a CDS encoding DUF4957 domain-containing protein: protein MKSIAKMKAPKTLMVLALCSSMLGACKEDEQDLLFEPARAFTPVNVMTTNGETEAKLSWNPSLFSNREETTYTVEVSTTQDFQSIATTVVVDTAYAVITDDKISIKQDYYARIRANAAGNSAASNWVVSPVFRITGEQIFLPLVSTEIKDKTAILRWRPTNGVTRIVLTPAGGTATEIVLTPEQLTARAITLSNLTATTSYTAEIFAGTVSKGITTFTTKEPSIFTYTLTAGSDLVAAAASAVSGDVIGLEPGIYDASVASILIANKHITLRSTSGNSNDTKVLFKEITLKGTGAGVRVNGIEFDGRNTAGEVNAGYFINIDAEPGTLSSITVENSSIHDFKSAFIRGNRAANNAIKIDFIKVDNTIVSKNGVDNYQSFMLDKMDINRVDITNSTFNEAGRGFISYATNFTPVARPIFFIDRVTLNNFGSGDRDNVIFDANANVVDFIMQNSIMANSPKPGQVVKGSAIRAGAGSSVEFKNNNYFNLLGGAPLAPLTFPSYVAMSNNKNVDLGWTATTTDFTLPAGSELRTAGLGGTAIGDPRWAR from the coding sequence ATGAAATCAATAGCCAAAATGAAGGCACCAAAGACCCTTATGGTATTGGCACTTTGCTCCTCCATGCTGGGAGCGTGTAAAGAAGACGAGCAGGACTTGCTATTTGAGCCAGCCCGTGCCTTTACGCCCGTAAACGTGATGACCACCAATGGTGAGACGGAGGCCAAACTGTCCTGGAACCCGTCGCTTTTCTCCAACCGGGAAGAAACCACCTATACGGTTGAGGTTTCTACTACCCAGGATTTCCAGAGCATAGCCACCACTGTGGTGGTGGACACGGCCTATGCGGTGATAACAGATGATAAGATTTCCATTAAGCAAGACTATTACGCACGTATCAGAGCAAACGCTGCTGGTAACTCTGCGGCCTCTAACTGGGTGGTGAGTCCGGTTTTTAGAATTACCGGTGAGCAGATTTTCCTGCCATTGGTTTCTACAGAGATAAAGGACAAAACGGCCATTCTGCGTTGGAGACCAACCAACGGGGTAACAAGAATCGTCTTGACCCCAGCCGGTGGTACTGCCACAGAAATTGTTTTGACTCCAGAACAATTGACCGCCAGAGCCATTACTTTAAGCAATCTGACGGCCACCACCTCTTACACTGCTGAAATTTTTGCCGGTACAGTTAGCAAAGGAATCACCACCTTTACTACTAAGGAGCCAAGCATCTTCACCTATACTTTAACGGCCGGAAGTGACCTGGTAGCCGCCGCCGCCAGTGCCGTTAGCGGTGATGTGATTGGGTTGGAGCCAGGTATTTATGATGCATCAGTGGCCAGCATCCTTATTGCTAACAAGCACATCACGCTACGTTCCACGTCTGGTAATTCAAATGACACCAAAGTGTTGTTCAAGGAAATTACCTTGAAAGGAACAGGCGCAGGGGTGCGTGTGAATGGTATTGAGTTTGACGGAAGAAACACAGCAGGAGAGGTGAACGCTGGTTATTTCATTAACATTGACGCAGAGCCAGGAACCTTGTCTTCTATTACGGTAGAAAACTCTAGCATCCATGACTTTAAAAGCGCTTTCATTAGAGGAAACAGAGCTGCCAACAATGCCATCAAAATTGATTTCATTAAGGTAGACAACACCATTGTTTCAAAAAATGGAGTGGACAACTATCAGTCTTTCATGCTGGACAAGATGGACATTAACCGAGTGGATATTACCAATTCTACTTTCAACGAAGCAGGAAGAGGATTCATCAGTTATGCCACCAACTTTACGCCAGTGGCCCGTCCAATTTTCTTTATTGACAGAGTGACCTTGAACAACTTTGGGTCAGGAGACAGAGACAATGTGATTTTTGATGCCAACGCAAATGTTGTTGACTTCATCATGCAGAACAGCATCATGGCAAACTCTCCAAAGCCAGGCCAAGTGGTCAAAGGGAGCGCCATACGCGCAGGTGCAGGCTCTTCTGTTGAATTTAAGAACAACAACTACTTCAATTTATTAGGAGGGGCACCTTTAGCACCATTGACCTTCCCAAGCTATGTGGCAATGTCTAACAACAAGAATGTTGACTTGGGCTGGACGGCCACTACCACAGACTTTACCCTGCCAGCTGGTTCTGAGTTGAGAACCGCAGGTCTGGGAGGAACCGCGATTGGGGACCCGCGCTGGGCCAGATAA
- a CDS encoding DUF4861 domain-containing protein codes for MTSSVKKWINGVMAVLLLLNLSCASSQGVPALSNEFPQSFTVTVTNPLNRDRESVLVLLPENDLLRTHSKFNKQAFVIMDGSQEIPSQYNAKDTFNKGLAFVLDNMQAGEKRQLTLRYNTTGTNKRTYTKRTQAELSKKVGGHFENHKYIGGTFQNIDSLRVPDEVTDHSFYLRYEGPGWESDKVGYRFYLDWRNGVDVFGKKTPEMVLQNVGLDGYDSYHTAQPWGMDILKVGKALGVGSLAIFTDGKAVRVEKTDSTYSKITQNGDVYSSILTDYYGWQVAGQKLNVHSQLSIHAGTRLTHHQLAIEKGQPQNISTGLIKDKNATLVSYKGEAGRSYGYIATYGKQSLNTPPDNVGIAVLFKPQDLISITEDPLNHVVQLKPSNGRAEYYFLAAWELEQHGIKTEAEFHHYLTKVAEELANPVQVDISK; via the coding sequence ATGACGAGTAGCGTAAAGAAATGGATAAACGGAGTGATGGCAGTTTTGCTTCTCCTGAACCTGAGTTGTGCCTCCAGCCAAGGCGTGCCGGCTTTGTCCAATGAGTTCCCCCAATCCTTTACCGTAACTGTTACCAATCCCCTCAACCGTGACCGCGAAAGCGTGCTGGTGCTCTTGCCAGAAAACGATCTTTTGCGAACGCACTCCAAGTTCAATAAACAGGCATTCGTGATAATGGATGGCTCACAAGAGATTCCTAGCCAGTACAACGCCAAAGATACTTTCAACAAAGGCCTGGCTTTTGTCCTGGACAATATGCAAGCCGGTGAAAAACGCCAGCTCACCCTCAGGTACAATACTACTGGTACTAACAAACGCACTTATACTAAGCGCACCCAGGCCGAACTCTCCAAAAAGGTAGGAGGCCACTTTGAAAACCACAAATACATTGGCGGCACTTTCCAAAACATAGATTCATTGCGCGTACCCGATGAAGTCACCGACCATTCATTCTATCTGCGCTATGAAGGCCCGGGCTGGGAGTCTGACAAGGTGGGCTATCGGTTTTACCTGGACTGGCGCAACGGCGTAGACGTTTTCGGAAAGAAGACGCCAGAAATGGTCCTGCAAAACGTTGGCTTGGACGGATATGATTCCTACCACACCGCGCAGCCCTGGGGCATGGACATTCTTAAAGTGGGCAAGGCACTGGGAGTAGGGTCACTGGCCATCTTCACAGACGGCAAGGCCGTGCGCGTGGAGAAGACAGACAGTACCTACAGCAAAATCACCCAAAACGGAGACGTTTATTCCTCTATCCTGACAGATTACTATGGCTGGCAGGTGGCTGGACAGAAACTGAACGTGCATTCTCAGCTCAGTATCCACGCCGGTACCAGGCTTACGCACCACCAATTAGCCATTGAAAAAGGACAGCCCCAGAACATCAGCACAGGCTTGATCAAAGACAAAAACGCCACACTGGTCAGCTACAAAGGCGAAGCGGGTAGAAGCTACGGGTACATTGCCACCTATGGAAAACAAAGCCTCAACACGCCGCCAGACAACGTAGGCATTGCGGTCTTGTTCAAACCTCAGGACTTGATTTCCATCACTGAAGATCCTCTGAACCACGTGGTGCAGTTGAAGCCCAGCAACGGACGGGCAGAATATTATTTTCTGGCGGCTTGGGAGCTAGAGCAGCACGGCATCAAAACTGAAGCCGAGTTTCATCACTACCTGACCAAAGTGGCAGAGGAACTGGCCAACCCGGTGCAGGTAGACATCTCCAAATAA